In Cryptococcus deuterogattii R265 chromosome 4, complete sequence, a genomic segment contains:
- a CDS encoding gamma-tubulin complex component 2, translating to MPSSRPTTSSTVPFTPKPRKRTSSSRLTFTDKELNQFAGTLASVRKVRPGAILEELEQSGEGSGILHRHESFVHREKPEAQKRSTSARAMEHELDRSHFHARPSSSASISRREYNPSSFLRATSGSEDLVLESVHRGREEVNEPAKKESFVKNSTPVTELSEERRLLDEVPLEVQEAWICEDLLFVLQGVEGALIRYDEGYDPFDEEQRLKGAKWKVNPSLDPSLLSLVKRLLPLASFFTAVEASMELRTAPEYGMVSHALCSGIRAMLKEFRVLTAQLESLFLSSPTFTLQTLYLHLHPTLHTMSLLASLCHALEADPAEQGTDDLSDDDDGLGGMAEELGLGGAGLKGLMKNLKAREGLIGDGGDVLGGEVLGIICEREATMSGDPTASTLHSSLLLHASQPYCKMLIQWIATGHLSDPFDEFMVKESGHITKGVLESDYTDEYWERRYTLRDGAILGSSKVSARNSTPSISAGVPPPRQGTNRLPGGACIPQFLQPWKHKILLAGKYLNVIRECGIEVKKPSEVDEKEMMTMNDPNFYKRIEDAYIYANKTLLKLMVEEQELIPHLRSMKHFFFLNQSDFLTNFLDLAASELRKPAKSASIVKLQSLLDLAVRNPSSSSSNDTYKDDLKVVMQSQGLYDWLLKIVSKTGSLTEEGELDFALGDIHEEGNKREKERPLIAIDALAFDYSVKFPLSLIISRKTIARYQLIFRFLLHLHHLESALSAMWLEHKSPSWRDNSGNEDIERWKARIFSLRTRMLAFVRQVLAFATGEVLEPNWKTLEEKLSKVQTVDQLLRDHVDFLDTCLKQCMLTTSKLLNIYAKLMTTISVFVSYQSSLNSALNKFLVDPVAESDPAKCKLRWTALSKFEINFNHHAKLHLDAVTYNAGSENVALLALVTRLHQITLRI from the exons ATGCCATCCTCTCGCCCAACCACCTCATCGACTGTCCCGTTCACTCCAAAGCCCCGTAAACGCACAAGCTCCAGCAGGCTCACCTTCACGGACAAAGAACTCAACCAG TTCGCAGGGACTTTGGCATCTGTAAGGAAGGTCAGACCAGGGGCTATCTTagaagagcttgagcagTCAGGCGAAGGAAGTGGCATACTGCATCGACATG AATCCTTCGTGCATCGTGAAAAGCCTGAAGCACAGAAGAGATCAACTTCTGCTCGCGCAATGGAACATGAGCTGGATCGTTCCCATTTCCATGCGCGACCATCGTCGTCGGCTTCGATATCTCGAAGGGAATATAACCCATCGTCATTCCTTCGCGCAACATCTGGGTCTGAGGATCTGGTATTGGAATCGGTCCACAGGGGTAGAGAGGAGGTAAATGAGCCCGCGAAAAAGGAATCTTTCGTCAAAAATTCAACTCCTGTGACTGAACTGAGTGAGGAGAGGCGGCTATTGGATGAGGTACCCCTTGAGGTCCAAGAAGCTTGGATTTGCGAGGATTTGTTATTCGTCCTTCAG GGTGTGGAAGGGGCCTTAATACGATATGATGAAGGTTACGATCcttttgatgaagaacagCGCTTGAAAGGGGCGAAGTGGAAAGTTAACCCATCGCTAG ATCCTTCATTGCTATCTTTGGTTAAAAGGCTCCTACCTCTAGCGTCTTTTTTCACCGCCGTCGAAGCGTCAATGGAATTACG AACGGCACCGGAATACGGCATGGTTAGCCACGCATTGTGCAGTGGAATCAGGGCCATGCTCAAA GAATTTCGAGTGCTGACGGCCCAGTTGGAatccctctttctctcttccccgACGTTTACTCTTCAAACACTCtacctccatcttcaccctACTTTGCATACCATGTCGCTGCTTGCTTCCTTATGCCATGCGCTCGAAGCCGATCCGGCTGAGCAAGGTACTGATGATTTGtcagatgacgatgatggttTGGGAGGCATGGCAGAGGAATTGGGATTGGGAGGCGCGGGCCTGAAAGGGCTAATGAAGAATCTAAAAGCTCGAGAAGGGTTGATTGGTGATGGGGGTGACGTTTTGGGAGGTGAGGTACTCGGCATCATATGCGAAAGAGAAGCAACTATGAGCGGAGACCCTACGGCTTCCACTCTGCATTCGTCTCTCTTACTGCATGCTTCGCAGCCATACTGTAAAATGCTTATACAGTGGATTGCGACCGGCCACCTATCGGATCCCTTTGATGAATTTATGGTCAAGGAGAGCGGGCACATTACAAAAGGCGTTTTAGAAAGTGATTACACGGACGAATATTGGGAGCGAAGATATACT CTACGTGATGGGGCGATCCTGGGATCAAGCAAAGTGTCAGCTCGTAATAGTACACCTTCGATTTCTGCAGGTGTACCACCTCCGCGCCAAGGAACAAATCGCCTTCCCGGCGGCGCTTGCATTCCTCAGTTCTTACAACCATGGAAGCACAAGATCCTGCTGGCTGGCAAATATTTAAATGTAATAAGGGAATGCGGAATAGAGGTGAAGAAACCTAGTGAGGtcgatgagaaggaaatgatgaCTATGAACGATCCGAA TTTTTATAAGCGGATAGAAGACGCTTATATATATGCCAACAAGACTCTTTTAAagttgatggtggaagagcaagaactTATCCCCCATCTTCG TTCAATGAAAcactttttctttctcaacCAATCGGATTTCCTCACCAATTTTCTCGATCTTGCTGCCTCTGAACTACGCAAGCCCGCAAAAAGCGCTTCTATTGTCAAGCTGCAATCTCTTCTAGATCTCGCTGTTCGCAATCCTTCGAGTTCAAGCTCAAATGACACCTACAAGGATGATCTTAAGGTCGTGATGCAGTCTCAAGGATTGTATGATTGGCTATTGAAGATCGTGAGCAAAACTGGAAGCTTGacggaagaaggcgaacTAGACTTTGCGCTGGGTGACATCCATGAAGAAGGTAAtaaaagggagaaggagaggccCTTAATAG CGATCGATGCCCTTGCATTCGACTACTCTGTCAAatttcccctttccctcatcatctcccgGAAAACGATCGCGCGCTATCAATTAATTTTCcgtttcctccttcatcttcaccatctcgAATCTGCACTCTCGGCCATGTGGCTCGAGCATAAGAGTCCGTCTTGGAGAGATAACTCGGGCAACGAAGATAttgagaggtggaaggCACGAATATTCTCGTTAAGGACCAGGATGCTGGCATTTGTGCGACAGGTGCTAGCATTTGCGACTGGTGAGGTGTTAGAGCCTAACTGGAAAACGCTGGAAGAAAAGCTGTCCAAGGTACAAACCGTTGACCAATTGCTGAGGGATCATGTGGACTTTTTGGATACATGCCTGAAGCAATGCATGTTGACGACTTCAAAATTACTCAAC ATCTATGCGAAACTTATGACGACCATTTCGGTCTTTGTCTCATATCAGTCATCTTTGAACTCGGCTTTGAATAAGTTTCTGGTGGATCCTGTCGCAGAGTCCGATCCGGCCAAATGCAAATTGAGGTGGACTGCATTATCAAAATTTGAGATTAACTTCAATCACCATGCCAAA CTTCATCTGGATGCCGTCACTTACAACGCTGGGTCGGAGAATGTAGCTCTCTTGGCTTTAGTTACAAGGCTACATCAAATTACCCTAAGAATATGA
- a CDS encoding heat shock protein, translated as MDNFTDKSSEVLKAALDKAGEMANAQVHPLHLISALWEEPNQPSSGPDQPTLLKAALEHVGGNPTLFNRALMHKINRLPVVDPPPSPPLPLANSFNAVIREAQKLQKDQNDQFVAIDHLILALLHTDASDMKELLKGTGAEPKALEAEIRRKRGGRKVDSKGAEGQFDALNKYCVDLTALAEQGKLDPVIGRDNEIRRVIRILSRRTKGNPVLIGEPGVGKTAIAEGLAQRIVDRDVPASLISRLLALDMGALMAGAKYKGEYEERVKAVLSEVEKSGDEGTQIILFIDEIHLIMAGKDSSGGMDAANLLKPMLARGKLKVIGATTLNEYREYIEKDSAFERRFAQVIVDEPSVPDTVAIMRGIREKYETHHGVRIMDSALVLAAQLAKQYLTARRLPDSAIDLLDEAASAVKVARETRPEAIDELERKKLGLEVEIHALEREKDEASKERLETAKKAIADLEDKLGPLKREYENDKHLGDQIHELRRKIDELRAKADEAERRYDLATAADIRYHSIPQREQKLKELEEKEAEKGSGQQVAPEMIAEVVARWTGVPVSRLVETEKAKLLRLEKLISKKVIGQPEAVKSVANAIRLNRSGLGNQNRPIASFLLVGPSGTGKTLLAKTLAGVMFNSEDAMVRIDASEYSEKHAISRLIGAGPGYIGHEAGGQLTEAVRRKPYSLILIDEIEKAAREFHQLFLQVLDDGRLTDGKGRVVDFRNTIVMMTSNVGSMYLNEHPSEGAVDPEVRAKVNAAIAKTFPPEFINRIDDIILYRSLSRADIRKVVDVRLKEIQQRLHDNNRKIKLDVDEPSCEWLAQAGYSPTYGARPMARLIQTEILNPLSRLLLQGRVRDGEIVHITVDLRKNRLVVIPNHEPDVIQPDDSEDEDDAMDIEVEEMD; from the exons ATGGACAACTTCACAGACAAGTCCTCAGAGGTCTTGAAGGCCGCCCTCGACAAAGCGGGGGAGATGGCTAACGCCCAAG TTCACCCATTACATCTCATATCTGCCCTCTGGGAGGAACCAAACCAGCCCTCCAGTGGCCCTGACCAGCCTACTTTACTCAAAGCCGCCCTTGAACATGTTGGCGGTAACCCTACCCTCTTCAATCGTGCTCTCATGCACAAGATAAACCGGTTACCCGTTGTTGaccctcctccatcacctcctcttcctcttgccaACTCCTTCAATGCTGTTATACGGGAAGCTCAGAAACTGCAGAAGGACCAGAATGATCAATTTGTCGCTATTGACCACCTTATCCTCGCGTTGCTTCACACCGATGCTTCCGATATGAAGGAGTTGTTGAAGGGTACGGGTGCTGAGCCGAAAGCCCTGGAAGCAGAGAtcaggagaaaaaggggtggaagaaaggtCGACAGCAAAGGTGCCGAGGGACAATTCGATGCTCTTAATAAAT ACTGTGTTGATCTTACCGCTCTGGCAGAGCAAGGCAAGCTTGATCCTGTGATCGGTCGAGACAATGAAATCCGTCGTGTTATCAGAATCCTCTCCAGGCGAACCAAGGGTAATCCTGTCCTCATTGGCGAGCCTGGTGTGGGTAAGACAGCCATTGCCGAAGGTCTTGCCCAACGAATTGTCGACCGAGATGTCCCCGCAAGCTTGATCAGTCGTCTACTTGCCCTTGATATGGGTGCTCTGATGGCCGGCGCCAAGTACAAGGGCGAATACGAGGAACGTGTCAAGGCCGTCCTCAGCGAGGTCGAAAAGTCTGGTGATGAGGGGACGCAGATTATCCTCTTTATTGATGAAATTCACCTGATCAT GGCCGGAAAAGATTCTAGCGGTGGTATGGACGCTGCCAACTTACTCAAGCCAATGTTGGCGCGAGGGAAGCTCAAGGTCATTGGTGCCACTACTCTGAACGAGTACCGAGAATACATCGAGAAGGACTCTGCCTTCGAGCGTCGATTCGCTCAAGTCATTGTTGACGAACCCTCTGTTCCAGACACGGTTGCAA TTATGCGTGGTATTCGCGAAAAATATGAAACACATCACGGTGTACGCATCATGGACTCTGCCCTTGTCCTGGCTGCCCAACTTGCCAAGCAATATCTTACCGCACGACGCTTGCCTGACTCTGCCATCGATCTTCTCGACGAAGCAGCCAGTGCCGTCAAGGTTGCTCGTGAAACCCGCCCTGAAGCTattgatgagcttgagcgTAAAAAGCTTGGTTTAGAGGTCGAGATCCATGCGCTTgagcgagagaaggatgaagctTCCAAGGAAAGATTGGAAACAGCTAAAAAGGCTATCGCCGACTTGGAAGACAAGCTTGGACCTTTGAAACGAGAATATGAGAACGACAAGCATCTGGGAGATCAGATCCATGagctgaggaggaaaatTGATGAGTTGCGAGCCAAGGCTGATGAGGCAGAGAGGAG GTACGACCTTGCTACAGCTGCCGACATTCGGTACCACTCTATTCCTCAGCGTGAACAGAAACTTAAAGaattggaagagaaagaagctgaGAAGGGTTCTGGTCAGCAAGTCGCCCCAGAGATGATTGCTGAGGTTGTGGCTCGATGGACAGGAGTCCCCGTGTCCCGACTTGTCGAAACGGAAAAGGCCAAACTCCTCCGCCTTGAGAAATTAATCTCCAAGAAGGTCATTGGTCAACCAGAGGCCGTCAAGTCTGTCGCTAACGCCATCCGTCTCAATCGATCCGGCCTTGGTAATCAGAATCGTCCCATCGCCTCATTCTTGCTGGTTGGTCCATCTGGTACCGGCAAAACATTGCTTGCCAAGACTTTGGCGGGCGTTATGTTTAACAGCGAAGATGCGATGGTCCGTATCGATGCCTCCGAGTACTCTGAGAAGCATGCCATCTCACGTCTCATTGGTGCCGGTCCTGGATACATCGGGCATGAGGCTGGTGGCCAGCTGACAGAGGCTGTTAGGCGCAAGCCGTACTCCCTCATCCTTATTGATGAGATCGAAAAGGCAGCGCGCGAATTCCACCAGCTCTTCCTGCAAGTTCTCGATGATGGTCGTCTTACCGATGGCAAAGGCCGGGTTGTTGACTTCCGCAACACCATCGTCATGATGACTTCCAACGTCGGTTCTATGTATCTCAATGAGCACCCCTCAGAGGGAGCAGTCGACCCTGAGGTCCGTGCCAAGGTCAATGCCGCGATCGCAAAGACCTTCCCTCCCGAGTTCATCAACAGAATTGATGACATTATCCTGTACCGATCATTGAGCAGAGCGGACATTAGGAAGGTCGTTGATGTTAGATTGAAGGAAATCCAGCAAAGGCTGCACGATAACAACAGGAAAATCAAGCTTGATGTCGATGAGCCCTCCTGCGAGTGGTTGGCTCAAGCTGGATACTCTC CGACGTACGGTGCTCGACCCATGGCTCGTCTCATTCAAACCGAAATTCTCAACCCTCTCTCGCGACTTTTACTCCAAGGGCGTGTGCGAGACGGTGAGATTGTCCATATCACGGTCGACCTTCGGAAGAACAGGTTGGTTGTGATTCCCAACCATGAACCCGACGTTATACAGCCGGACGatagtgaagatgaggatgatgcaaTGGATatagaggtggaagaaatggattAA
- a CDS encoding DNA repair protein RAD5, with product MSAGASPETGHLRTKSSPGLFFPATDSEDEEQDDAPLTTAQPTQSTSSKLSFNIASSSRPQDESATSATKASTAISETSSSAKAQNDSDDDFSIVGHNPAPSHPQRPSAGPQRKRSLQQAHSHNCSSSSSPAPSASVIPADFRKGFLGEFVCEGWSLSKGRGYCSPGTKIVIERPKNKSADVDTPKSGRNDSGPVRLVNGKVVGGIKSKQMTLGSVMAKKVEPAKKVKASTDQIIRFRNERGFVGRLSIQEAGFLTHLLDTGVIHLSGNVIDCPQTLTTGCTILLSIKVYLTRNAFENFGRQQRDEHFSFWQDQRETAVEEAMRLRKDSLRSLFERIGLKPIQSSALSKVTPIQGVLNGQKGSDIEGPRPRSYPNIATAGEKGKGRAVAPALDDDGEDSGDEAEKLDEKQMNEIDSIYRKAQQSDTRLDEMDPPSTFLYTLRPYQKQALTWMNAREKGDSSVREGSLHPLWEEYLFKKDQLPGEPIEISDDDEPSDSTRKFYWNPYSGELSLNFPTSKNLSRGGILADAMGMGKTCMMASLIHTNREEKLATNFEPQNKDEVEGETDEEPASKRIKFKQVTLSNQWRAVPTAPKVESSTRATLVVCPVSLAAQWHDELRKMSQQGSINSYMWYGGDRVDIEALLAGEGKERVDVIVTSYGTLSSEYQKWLRNKDRPNYEGGSVYDHEFLRIVLDEAHNIRNRLAMVSKACYELKGERRWVLTGTPIVNRLEDLYSLLHFLRVTPWGDYSFFRSFVTVPFLNQDHKALNVVQYILESCLLRREKTMRDKDGRLIVDLPPKTVEIKVLQFSRTERQIYKFLEERAKKRFIELDADGRAMSNYTSILAMLMKLRQCVDHPLLVLGKSGEDGELGEKILESGAGNDEVNLRDMIAMYAGGVRAETPEDVDKAYAAKVLKELGEQEDTPICELCSNEMFDEVLLPCYHRSCQDCIVEWIGTCEDQNKTASCPSCGKGPIRLADLRSVQRRHKRVNPITSAYSAGRNQNSKSSNETPITLGKVDLVTSTKLRAMLRQLEEMRQQDPKAKALVFSQFTSFLDLIETTLTKHGIRWLRFDGTMSQAQRASTIEEFGRKMNEPLILLISLKAGGVGLNLTMANYVFLMDTWWNEAIEQQAIDRVHRLGQNKPVYVTRYIIKGTVEKRIMKIQRSKTALVNASLSKGAKTKETTLADIKKIFGMDEEDSEEEVY from the exons ATGAGCGCCGGAGCCTCTCCAGAAACAGGGCACTTGAGGACAAAGTCTTCCCCGggcctctttttccctgCCACGGActcagaagatgaagagcaagacGATGCCCCCCTCACTACTGCCCAACCAACTCAGAGCACCAGCTCCAAGCTCAGCTTCAATatcgcttcttcctctagACCCCAAGATGAAAGTGCGACAAGTGCGACTAAGGCTTCTACTGCTATAAGCGAgacttcctcctctgcgAAGGCCCAGAACGATAGTGACGATGATTTTTCTATCGTGGGGCATAACCCAGCTCCATCACATCCCCAGAGGCCAAGTGCCGGTCcgcaaaggaaaagaagtctTCAGCAGGCGCATTCACATAATTGCAGctcgtcgtcatcacctGCTCCATCAGCATCAGTGATACCTGCTGACTTTAGGAAAGGATTTTTAGGCGAATTTGTATGTGAAGGCTGGAGCCTTTCCAAGGGCCGCGGATATTGTTCACCGGGGACCAAAATCGTCATCGAAAGACCCAAAAACAAATCCGCGGATGTTGACACTCCGAAATCAGGGCGAAACGACAGTGGACCTGTGAGACTTGTCAATGGAAAGGTAGTGGGTGGAATAAAATCGAAGCAAATGACGCTGGGATCAGTGATGGCaaaaaaggtggag CCTGCCAAGAAAGTGAAGGCATCCACAGATCAAATCATACGATTCAGGAATGAACGTGGTTTTG TTGGAAGGTTATCAATTCAGGAAGCTGGTTTCCTTACTCATCTCTTAGATACTGGCGTCA TCCATCTTAGCGGCAATGTCATTGACTGCCCTCAAACTCTTACCACAGGGTGCACCATCTTACTCAGCATCAAGGTATATTTAACTCGGAACGCATTTGAAAACTTTGGAAGACAGCAAAGAGATGAACATTTTTCATTTTGGCAAGATCAACGAGAGACGGCAGTGGAAGAGGCAATGCGTCTGAGGAAGGATTCGCTGAGGTCCCTTTTTG AGCGTATTGGGCTGAAGCCCATCCAGTCCAGTGCCCTTTCAAAAGTAACACCAATTCAGGGAGTCTTGAATGGGCAAAAGGGATCTGATATAGAGGGCCCTAGACCAAGATCTTATCCAAATATTGCAACTGCTGgggaaaaaggcaaaggccGGGCAGTTGCTCCTGCTCTGGACGATGACGGAGAAGATAGTGGAGATGAGGCAGAAAAGTTGGATGAGAAACAAATGAACGAGATTGACTCGATTTATCGAAA GGCTCAGCAAAGCGACACCCGTTTAGACGAGATGGACCCTCCTTCGACATTCTTGTACACTCTTCGTCCGTACCAAAAGCAGGCCTTGACATGGATGAACGCCAGAGAAAAGGGCGACTCTAGTGTTCGGGAGGGAAGTTTGCATCCTCTGTGGGAAGAGTACTTGTTCAAGAAAGATCAGCTACCTGGGGAGCCCATCGAGATTtctgacgatgatgagccaTCCGATTCCACGCGAAAGTTTTACTGGAATCCTTATAGCGGGGAACTCAGTCTTAACTTCCCTACTTCCAAAAATCTTTCCCGGGGAGGCATTCTTGCTGATGCGATGGGCATGGGAAAAACGTGCATGATGGCTTCCTTGATCCATACCAATCGCGAGGAGAAACTGGCTACAAATTTTGAGCCACAGAACAAagatgaggtggaaggagagactGACGAGGAACCTGCTTCCAAGCGTATCAAATTCAAACAAGTCACCCTTTCCAACCAATGGCGTGCTGTGCCAACAGCCCCTAAAGTTGAATCATCCACCCGCGCCACCTTAGTAGTCTGCCCTGTTTCCCTTGCGGCACAGTGGCATGACGAACTTCGGAAAATGTCACAACAAGGTTCAATTAACAGTTACATGTGGTATGGGGGCGACAGGGTGGATATTGAGGCTCTATtagcaggagaaggaaaagagagggtGGATGTCATCGTGACTTCATATGGAACTCTTTCAAGTGAATATCAGAAGTGGCTGAGAAACAAAGACAGGCCCAACTATGAAGGTGGAAGCGTATATGATC ATGAATTTCTTCGCATTGTCCTTGATGAGGCCCATAACATCAGGAATCGTTTAGCCATGGTTTCAAAAGCCTGTTATGAGCTCAAAGGCGAAAGGCGTTGGGTTTTGACCGGTACCCCTATTGTGAATCGTCTGGAAGATTTGTATTCGTTATT ACATTTCCTACGCGTCACACCTTGGGGTGATTATTCGTTTTTCCGAAG TTTTGTCACTGTCCCTTTTTTGAATCAAGATCATAAAGCTCTCAATGTCGTCCAATACATCCTGGAATCATGCCTCTTGCGCCGAGAAAAGACCATGAGGGATAAGGACGGGCGCCTGATCGTCGATCTTCCCCCAAAGACT GTGGAAATCAAAGTGTTGCAGTTTTCCAGGACCGAAAGACAGATATACAAGTTCCTTGaggagagggcgaagaaACGATTCATTGAGCTGGACGCAGATGGAAGAGCCATGTCAAATTACACTTCCATCTTGGCTATGCTTATGAA ACTCCGTCAGTGTGTCGATCACCcccttcttgttcttggaAAATCAGGAGAAGACGGGGAACTAGGCGAGAAGATTTTGGAGTCTGGTGCGGGCAATGATGAAGTCAACCTTCGTGACATGATCGCCATGTATGCCGGAGGCGTTAGAGCAGAGACTCCTGAAGACGTAGACAAAGCCTATGCGGCTAAAGTCCTGAAGGAATTGGGGGAACAAGAAGACACGCCCATCTGCGAACTTTGTTCAAATGAAATGTTTGATGAGGTTTTGTTGCCTTGTTACCACAGAAG TTGCCAGGATTGTATAGTGGAGTGGATAGGTACATGTGAAGATCAGAACAAGACAGCCAGTTGCCCATCTTGCGGCAAAGGTCCAATCAGGCTTGCCGACCTTCGTTCTGTCCAACGCCGTCACAAGCGTGTCAATCCCATCACTAGTGCTTACTCTGCTGGACGCAATCAAAACTCAAAATCGAGCAATGAGACGCCCATTACCTTAGGAAAAGTAGACTTAGTTACAAGCACGAAGCTCAGAGCGATGTTAAGACagttggaagaaatgagGCAACAGGATCCAAAGGCGAAAGCCCTGGTTTTTTCGCAATTTACGTCTTTCCTAG ATCTGATCGAAACAACACTTACTAAGCACGGTATACGTTGGCT TCGGTTTGACGGTACTATGAGTCAAGCGCAACGTGCTAGCACCATTGAAGAGTTCGGCCGGAAAATGAATGAGCCCTTGATTTTGCTTATATCTCTCAAGGCTGGCGGCGTTGGTCTCAATTTGACGATGGCTAACT ATGTGTTTTTGATGGACACTTGGTGGAATGAGGCTATCGAGCAACAGGCGATTGACCGTGTCCATCGATTAGGGCAAAACAAACCGGTTTACGTCACAAGGTATATCATCAAAGGCACTGTCGAGAAGCGGATCATGAAGATTC AACGTTCGAAAACTGCTTTGGTGAACGCTTCCTTGTCTAAAGGCGCCAAGACTAAGGAAACGACGTTAGCAGATATCAAGAAGATCTTCGGaatggacgaagaggacagcgaggaagaggtttaTTGA